Genomic window (Acidobacteriota bacterium):
GCTACCTCGAAACAGCGGGCGTCCGTCGTCTCGTTCGGCTTTCTTATTGATCAAATGCGGAAATTTCGGCGAAACTGGCTCACGCGATATTCGTGAGCGTCGATTCTGTCCGGTGAGTTTCCAATCCAGTCGAGTGCGCGATGACGGCGGAACCGGGAACAACGTCTGGAATATTTCGGCCCCTTGGCCTATAACCGCTCTGTTTTCAGTTGATTGACAATGCTTGGAAAAGCGACTATGCTGCCCCGCTAAGCGCGCCTGCCCACAAGGCGCTTGGGGCTTTCCTTGCGTTCTGATCCGTCCACTCCAGTTACGACACTCCTTCTCCGCTGGCGCGAAGGGGACCGCAACGCTCTCGAGCAGTTGATGCCGCTGGTTTATGCCGAACTGCGCCAGATGGCGAGCCGCCATCTTCGTGGGGAGCGAGGCGACCACACGCTGCAAAGCACGGCTCTCGTGCACGAGGCTTACCTGCGACTCGCCGGACAAGATCCTCCCGAGTGGCAAAATCGGGCACATTTCTTTGCCATCGCAGCACGCCTCATGCGGCAGATCCTGGTTGATCACGCGCGCACCCGAGATGCGGCGAAGCGTGGAAGCGGCGCCTGCACATTAGTCCTGGATGAAGCGATCGCGCTCCCTCAAAAAGTCAATTTGGATGTGATCGATCTGGACAAAGCGCTGACAGAACTCTCAGAACTGGATGGGCAGCAGAGCCGCATCGTGGAGTTGCGCTTTTTTGGCGGGCTGACGATCGAAGATACGTCTGAAGTATTGGGCGTCTCACCGGCCACGGTGAAACGCGACTGGCTGGTCGCGCGCGCGTGGCTGCTCCGCGCAATGACCGGAGAAGCGCAGACATGAACCCGGAACGTTGGGAACGGGTCAAGCAACTGGCTGGGGAAGCCATGACCCTTGAGGTCAGGGAGCGTGAGTCCTTTGTCGATCGTCTCTGCCAGGGCGACTCCGAACTACAACGCGAGGTGCGTTCTCTTCTCTCGTTTCACGATCAGGCAGGGACGGATTTCCTGAACGGGCCTGCTGTCGAGCTTGAGCAAGGAACAAGCGCCACCCCGGCGCGTGGCCATCCACAGCGGATCGGCCCCTATGAGATCACCGAAGAGATCGGGCGCGGCGGCATGGGCGAAGTCTATCGCGCGGTTCGCGCCGATGGGCAGTACACGAAAGACGTCGCGATCAAACTCGTTCAGGGCGGATCGAGCGTGCTGCTGGAACGCTTTCGCAACGAACGGCAGATTCTGGCGTCACTGGAACATTCCAACATTGCGCGGCTGCTCGATGGCGGCACGACCGAGACCGGTGTGCCCTACCTCGTCATGGAGTTAGTCGAGGGCACGCGTATTGATGAATATTGTGAGCAACACAGTCTTTCCGTGAATGAACGATTGCAGTTGTTCCTGCAGGTCTGCGATGCAGTGCAGTTCGCGCATCAGCGCTTGATCATCCATCGCGATCTCAAACCTGGAAATATTCTGGTCACCGCGGACGGGGTACCGAAGCTGCTGGATTTCGGTATCGCCAAGATCTTGGAAGTGGAACCCGACGGCAGTCTGGGCGATTCCACCTTGACCCTGTTCCGGCTCTTAACTCCGCAATATGCGAGCCCGGAACAAGTCCGGGGCGAATCGATTACGACAGCGAGCGATGTCTATTCGCTCGGCGTGGTGTTGTACGAATTGCTGACCGGCCAGAGTCCTTACCCAAAAACCAGTGGCGCTCCCCACGATGCCGCCCGCGCAGCTTGCGAGTATGAACCGCTGAAACTGAGCACGGTCGTGCGCTCTGGAAAAAATCTTACCCGCACTTCGCACGATGCTTCGGTTAAGGATGCCGTCGCGCCTGACCGACTCGGGAAGCTGCTGAGAGGGGATCTGGACAACATTGTTCTTAAGGCTCTGCGCAAAGAGCCACAGCGCCGCTACGCCTCCGTGGAACAATTCGCGGCAGACATTCGACGCAATCTCGCGCACCTTCCGATTACCGCGCGCAAGGATACTGCCGGTTATCGCGCATCGAAATTTGTCGCCCGACACAAAGCAGGCGTGGCAGCGGCGGCAGTGGTCGCCTTGATATTGGTGATTGGACTTGTCATCACGATCCGGGAAGCGCGGATCGCGGAACGTCGCTTCAATGATGTTCGCAGCCTGGCGAATTCGCTGATCTTCGATGTCCATGACTCCATCAAAGACCTTCCGGGTTCGACTCCAGCCAGAAAAATCATCATCGATCGCGCGCTGCAATATCTCAACGTGCTGGCCCAGGAATCCGCCGGCGATCTGGGATTACAGCGTGAATTGGCGGCAGCCTTTGAGAGGGTCGGATCGGTGCAAGGCGATTATCTGGAAAATAACCTCGGGGACTCCAAGGGCACCTTGGCCAGTTACGACAAGGCGTTGGAAATTCGGAAACAGATCGATGCCAAGTCCGACGATTGGCAAGATCGCCTGGCGCTAGCAACAGGTTATCGTCTGGTAGCGCATCAACAATGGGCCACCGGCAACCGCAGCGGGTCGCGGGAGAACATCGATCGCGCGATCGCCATTTCCGAGGTTCTTGGCACGGCGCAGCCCAACAACTCCAAGGTTCTCTACGAACTGAGCTTCGATCACGAAGTGTCAGGCACGATTGCACACCTCGGAGAACGGGAGGACCAGAAAGCGATTGAGGACTATAGGAGAGCACTGGCGGTCGAGGAAATGGTGCTCACGATTCAGCCCGACGATGTCCAAACTCTGCATGGATACGCCGTGGATTCGAGATACATCGGAGACTTCCTGGAGCCAACCGATCCGCAAGCGGCCCTGCCGTATTACGAAAAGGCGCTGGAAATCAATCGCAAGCTGACGCAGAGATCGACGGAGATACAGTACGCGCGCAGCGTAGCGGTCTCTTATTCCAACATCGCCGATGTCTACGCCGACCTCGGCGACTTTGCGCGAGAGGTGGAGAATAACCGCAAGTCGCTGGAAATGTATCAGGACCTGAACCGGACGGATCCGAAAAATGCACTGTTGCGGCAGGGACTCGCGATCGCGTATGTCAACACAGCGACGGCGTTGGCCGGGACCGGCAATATCGCGGAAAGCCTGGACGACTCGAGCAAAGGCCTGGAAATCATGCGCTCCCTGGTGGCGGCAAGCCCGCAGAATTCAGCCCAGCGTTCCATCTTTGCGGCCATGCTGGCGGCGCGCGGCACAATTCTGATTAGGGCCAAGCGCTCGGACGCCGCCATCGCGGAACTCGACCATGCCCGGTCCATTTATGAATCGCTGTATGAGCCGGGCGATCCGCATACCGATAGTGCAGCCTGCGACGTCAAACTGGGCGAAGCTGCCACTCTTGCAGGACGCGATCCAGCCGCCGCCGAATATTTTCGCCGGGCGTTGACGATCGTTGAGCCTTTGCTCTCGCATGCCGATGGTGAGGCCGATCTTGATGCGCTTTACGTGGCCGCCGATGCGTACTCCGGGATGGGTGATCTCAGGATGAAAGAAGCACAACAGCGTGAAGAGACAGCTGCGGAGCGACAATCAGCCGGGACAGAAGCGCGCTCGTGGTATTCGCAGAGTCTCAAAACATGGCAACGCATCGAACATCCCAATCGCGCCGCTCCCAATAGTTTTGAAGTGGGCAATCCCCTGCTTGTGGCGAAGAAATTGAAGGCGGCTGAAGCGGCGTTATCCTCGCGGAAGTAAGCGTGGTGATCGGCTGAATATTCGAGAATTATTGTTGCCAAGCGTTTACATCTACAACCACGGTACATCTCCGCAGCCCAGCCCCAAGCCTCAGTGCGCACCGACAACATTCCAGTTCACGCCAGTCAACTGCAGCGAGTCAGCGACACCTGCTGTGACGTCTGTGCCACCGTGGAGGTTTATCCACAATGATTGGAACGTGCGGATCGGTCCCCACGGAATGCCCCACCAGCCTGCAAGTAGCGTGAGTAGAGTCCAAGGCAGGCCCTTAACGATGCGGTTTTTGCTGGCATGGATGAAGTACACATGTGTGCCCTGCATTACGGTTACGAAAACCGCCGAAAAACAATAACGATAAACAACAAATTTCCCGCCCCGATTCAACTCGAAGGCGATTTCATTGAGTGTCATGCCGGTAATGCCTTGAATTTGAACCATGAGTAATCCACGGCGACCAAGGATAACTCTAAAAGGCCCTGCAGTGATAATTGCCCCCGACTGTTGAAATCAGGCGCTTACTCTAACAACTGTTCCAGGCTGCTGGGCGAGCTTGTTGGTGTAATGGCGATGTTACGCCAATGAGCAACGGGTGCACAGGAGCAAGACGTCGGACGCGGTGTGATTGATCGGCGGAGTGCTACTGAGCGATGCAATCGTTTTCACTTTTCCAGTCGGGGCGCGTTTCCCTCAATGAACCACGAGTGGAACGATCACGCTTCCCATTCTTCCTGTCGTATTGTCGTGAACGACAATTCGAGCGGTGTATTCTCCAGCTGGCAACGCAAATTGCCCCTTGTAAACGAAACCATGCTCCCCCACCGTTTGCATTTCCGTCGGACTCAGATCTGTTTCGACGCTTTGCGAGAACCGCGCTTTGATGTTTCCGTCGTTGTCGCGGGCGATCCCGGCGAACAGCAGATTCACGTGATTCCCGTTGTATGCGCCAGCCGCGGATGCAATCGGCATCAAAGCCAATTCAAAGGCCGTCAGCCTCTTACGGGTACCGTCCGGCGCCACTTCTCCCTGAGCTTGGATCCACCGGAAGGCGAGCGGTATCCCAGTAAACTCGACGGGCGCTTGGAAGGCGGTTTGGACGTCATCGATTGGACGTGCGGCGGCGGGACGCATCACAAAATATCCCCCCCGCGCGCGAACATGGACACCGACGCGGCGAACTGAAACTTTCAAATCACGCCATCCTGGAGTCGAATCTTTCGTGTCCCGGTAGTAGCCAAGAAGATAGTAGGAGCCGGAGTCGCTCGTCGCCCGCTGCAGGCTGCGAGTGACGTCGTTGGTATTGTAATAAGCCTCTCCCCCGGTCGCGGCCGCGAAAAGGTTCAACGTGGATAGCGTGTCGGTATGGAGACTACTCTCCGACGGGACCCAGCCTTCGTTGAAGCGGGCGATATCCGCGGAGAATGCCGCCGGGTTCACCAACCCGCGAAGATCCACGCCATAGATGGCGAAATTGGCTTCGTTGAGTACCTTCCACGTG
Coding sequences:
- a CDS encoding sigma-70 family RNA polymerase sigma factor — its product is MRSDPSTPVTTLLLRWREGDRNALEQLMPLVYAELRQMASRHLRGERGDHTLQSTALVHEAYLRLAGQDPPEWQNRAHFFAIAARLMRQILVDHARTRDAAKRGSGACTLVLDEAIALPQKVNLDVIDLDKALTELSELDGQQSRIVELRFFGGLTIEDTSEVLGVSPATVKRDWLVARAWLLRAMTGEAQT
- a CDS encoding serine/threonine protein kinase, with translation MNPERWERVKQLAGEAMTLEVRERESFVDRLCQGDSELQREVRSLLSFHDQAGTDFLNGPAVELEQGTSATPARGHPQRIGPYEITEEIGRGGMGEVYRAVRADGQYTKDVAIKLVQGGSSVLLERFRNERQILASLEHSNIARLLDGGTTETGVPYLVMELVEGTRIDEYCEQHSLSVNERLQLFLQVCDAVQFAHQRLIIHRDLKPGNILVTADGVPKLLDFGIAKILEVEPDGSLGDSTLTLFRLLTPQYASPEQVRGESITTASDVYSLGVVLYELLTGQSPYPKTSGAPHDAARAACEYEPLKLSTVVRSGKNLTRTSHDASVKDAVAPDRLGKLLRGDLDNIVLKALRKEPQRRYASVEQFAADIRRNLAHLPITARKDTAGYRASKFVARHKAGVAAAAVVALILVIGLVITIREARIAERRFNDVRSLANSLIFDVHDSIKDLPGSTPARKIIIDRALQYLNVLAQESAGDLGLQRELAAAFERVGSVQGDYLENNLGDSKGTLASYDKALEIRKQIDAKSDDWQDRLALATGYRLVAHQQWATGNRSGSRENIDRAIAISEVLGTAQPNNSKVLYELSFDHEVSGTIAHLGEREDQKAIEDYRRALAVEEMVLTIQPDDVQTLHGYAVDSRYIGDFLEPTDPQAALPYYEKALEINRKLTQRSTEIQYARSVAVSYSNIADVYADLGDFAREVENNRKSLEMYQDLNRTDPKNALLRQGLAIAYVNTATALAGTGNIAESLDDSSKGLEIMRSLVAASPQNSAQRSIFAAMLAARGTILIRAKRSDAAIAELDHARSIYESLYEPGDPHTDSAACDVKLGEAATLAGRDPAAAEYFRRALTIVEPLLSHADGEADLDALYVAADAYSGMGDLRMKEAQQREETAAERQSAGTEARSWYSQSLKTWQRIEHPNRAAPNSFEVGNPLLVAKKLKAAEAALSSRK